The following are from one region of the Pseudohongiella spirulinae genome:
- a CDS encoding DUF3299 domain-containing protein has product MLKRLFVLAALIVCAAGFLVLVPDGSPAPIPAQVADQAETFREVDWVELIPEADLQALMSPPDWLLEITDGSEEDDLSLLSPEDFADEQEARFFRALESSVIVPEMDNVRIRIPGFIVPLVFDEQQHVVEFFLVPYFGACLHLPPPPPNQIIFVAYEPGVAVESIYEPFWVEGLLTTSLISNDVADAAYQLDASAVSAYWEADTR; this is encoded by the coding sequence ATGCTGAAACGTTTGTTTGTTCTTGCTGCGCTTATTGTCTGCGCAGCAGGGTTTCTGGTCTTGGTACCTGACGGGTCGCCTGCGCCGATCCCGGCTCAGGTCGCTGATCAGGCAGAGACTTTCAGAGAAGTGGATTGGGTCGAGCTTATTCCTGAGGCGGATCTGCAGGCGTTGATGTCGCCACCAGACTGGCTGCTAGAGATTACAGACGGTTCAGAGGAGGACGACCTGAGCCTGTTGTCGCCTGAGGACTTTGCAGATGAGCAGGAAGCACGGTTTTTCCGGGCACTGGAATCATCTGTGATTGTGCCCGAGATGGACAATGTCCGTATTCGTATACCCGGTTTTATTGTCCCGCTGGTCTTTGACGAGCAACAGCATGTCGTTGAGTTCTTTCTGGTGCCGTATTTTGGCGCCTGTCTGCACCTGCCTCCTCCGCCACCCAACCAGATCATTTTTGTAGCTTACGAACCCGGCGTGGCCGTGGAGTCCATTTATGAGCCTTTTTGGGTTGAGGGTCTGCTGACCACCAGTCTGATCAGCAACGATGTGGCGGATGCCGCTTACCAGCTTGATGCGAGTGCAGTCAGCGCTTATTGGGAAGCTGATACGAGGTAA